Proteins from one Hyperolius riggenbachi isolate aHypRig1 chromosome 4, aHypRig1.pri, whole genome shotgun sequence genomic window:
- the SLX4IP gene encoding protein SLX4IP isoform X3 → MDFYTMMNLMINLLTVKMLMDKRRRLREKKRHRLYWVHPLISQRLSKGHFHTVYLELRKYPRKFHEYARMTVNTFDELLEIVRPQLFRECTNMRASISPEERLLVTLRYLATGDTFASLHFHFLLGKMTICKIVHETCAAIWNLLKNRVMPEPTEEKWRAISEGFQKTCHFPNCIGALDGKRIRIKMPPKNASETSNYKKDFSVVLMAIADSTHHFVAVDVGAYRSADDPKIFRSSLMGKKILEGKFNMPTPRPIEKGGDPFPFVFVADEAFSLSNNIMKPYPKRGLDATGKIFNYRLSRAQNQVEYAFGILANKWRIFQSTIQLKPLHVGMIVKSACALHNFVLEREGYNEDLLEHNMEDLEWPSVRYPDHAANVREKFAQYFMSPTGELPAQYKI, encoded by the exons ATGGATTTCTACACAATGATGAACCTCATGATTAATCTTCTCACTGTGAAGATGCTGATGGACAAGCGGAGACGTCTGAGAGAGAAGAAGCGACACCGCTTGTACTGGGTGCACCCTTTGATTTCACAGAGGCTTAGCAAGGGACACTTTCATACTGTGTACCTTGAGCTGCGGAAGTACCCAAGGAAGTTCCATGAGTACGCTCGGATGACTGTCAATACCTTTGATGAGCTTCTAGAAATTGTTAGACCTCAGCTGTTCAGAGAGTGTACAAACATGAGGGCCAGCATCTCCCCAGAGGAACGGCTACTGGTGACGTTAAG GTATCTTGCTACAGGGGACACCTTTGCTTCCCTCCATTTCCACTTCCTTCTTGGAAAAATGACCATCTGCAAGATCGTCCATGAGACCTGTGCTGCTATTTGGAACTTGTTAAAAAACAGAGTGATGCCCGAGCCCACAGAGGAGAAGTGGAGGGCAATCAGTGAAGGCTTTCAGAAAACTTGCCATTTCCCTAACTGCATCGGAGCTCTGGATGGCAAGCGTATCCGAATTAAAATGCCACCGAAAAATGCTTCAGAAACCTCCAACTATAAGAAGGACTTTTCCGTTGTCTTGATGGCCATAGCGGACAGTACACACCACTTTGTGGCTGTGGATGTTGGAGCCTACAGAAGTGCAGATGATCCTAAAATATTCCGCTCTTCTCTCATGGGGAAAAAAATTCTCGAGGGAAAGTTTAACATGCCCACTCCAAGGCCTATCGAGAAAGGAGGAGATCCATTTCCATTCGTATTTGTTGCTGATGAAGCATTCAGCTTGAGCAACAACATAATGAAGCCTTATCCTAAGAGAGGCCTGGATGCCACGGGGAAAATTTTCAATTACAGACTGAGTCGGGCACAAAACCAGGTTGAATATGCCTTTGGAATCCTAGCTAACAAGTGGAGAATATTTCAGAGCACCATCCAGCTGAAGCCTTTACATGTTGGCATGATAGTCAAGAGCGCATGCGCTTTACATAACTTTGTACTAGAAAGGGAGGGCTACAATGAGGACTTGCTGGAACATAACATGGAGGATTTGGAGTGGCCTTCTGTGCGGTATCCTGACCATGCTGCCAATGTTAGGGAAAAGTTTGCACAGTATTTTATGTCTCCTACTGGTGAACTTCCTGCACAGTACAAAATTTGA